The DNA region AACACAAACCGACTGATGTCCTCGGCACCGGGTCGGGTCACTCGCCCGGTGCCGCCTCGCCACGCAACAACTCGCGAAGCGCTGCGAGCTGGCTACGCCCTCTCTCCATGCGCTGAGCGGGATCCACCGCCATGCCCGGCTTTTCCCACTCCACACTCTCAGGCGGCAACTCGCTTAGGAATCGGCTCGGCTCCCGATCGACTTCCTCGCCACCCATCCGCCGCGAACCGGCGTAGGTGATCGTGAGTGTTTTTCGGGCACGAGTGATCCCCACGTAGGCCAGCCGGCGCTCCTCTTCTATTGTCCCGGCATCGATGCTGTTGCGGTGAGGCAACAACTCCTCCTCTACGCCCACCATATAGACATGGTCGAACTCCAGCCCCTTGGCGCTATGGAACGTCATGAGCTGAACCGCATCTTCGCTGGTCTGATCGTCCCGGCGCTCCAACATGCCGATAAGACTGATATGCGCCAGCAAGGCTTCCAGCGTGGGCTCGCCATCCCATTTCTCTTGTAACCGGCTCAGCCAACCCACCAGATCGTTGACGTTCTCTTGCCGTCGTTCGCCCGCACGCCGATCCTTGCTGATCTCAATCAGCCAGTTGGCGTAATCGATGGAATCGAGCAGCCGTTTCACACAAGTGGTAGCGGACTCTTCCGCCGCGACGCGCTGCATGCCGATGACCCACTCGGCGAATTGATGCAAACGGTCCAAGGCCCGTTCCGAGACGTGAGCGGCCAGCCCCATCTCATGACAAGCCGTCAATAGGCTGATCCCGCGTGTTTGGGCATAGAGGCCCAGTTTTTCCAGGGTACTGGCGCCGATTTCGCGGCGCGGGGTGTTGACGATCCGCAAAAAGGCCGCGTCATCGTCCGGGTTGTACAACAACCTCAGATACGCCATCACATCGCGCACTTCCGCGGCGTCGAAAAAGGAACTGCCCCCGGTGATCCGATAGGGCACCTTGTGTTCCCGTAGCGCCCGCTCGAACGCGCGGGCTTGGTGATTGCTGCGGTAGAGGATGGCCAGATCACTGTAACGAAGCCGCTTTTGGAAATGGCGTTGCAGCAGCTCGGAGACCACCCGTTGGACCTCGTCCTCCCCACTCTCGCAGGCCACGATCCGAATCGCATCTCCCCGCCCCAAGGCGCTCCAAAGACGCTTTTCGTACAAATGGCTGTTGTGGGCGATCAATCCGTTCGCCGCTTTCAGTATGGTTTCGGTGGAACGGTAGTTTTGTTCCAGCTTGACCACCTTCAAGATGGGGAAGTCGGCTTGTAGCTGTTGCAGATTTTGTGGGCGGGCACCGCGCCAAGCATAGATGGACTGGTCGTCATCGCCGACCACTGTGAAACTGGCCCGAGGGCCGGCTATGCGTTTGAGTAAACGATACTGGGCCGCGTTGGTGTCCTGGTATTCGTCCACCAAGATATGTCGGAAGCTGTTCTGCCAGGTTTCGCATACGGCCGGATCGCGCTCCAGCAGCCGGACGGGCAGCGCGATCAAATCGTCGAAATCCACCGCATTGTAGGCGCGCAAATGCCGTTCGTATTCGCCGTAGAGACTCGCTTCCCGGTAGGTGGTGTCGTCTTCGGCTTGCGCCAGCGCATCCTCCGGTGTCACCAATTCGTTTTTCCAGGTCGAAATGCGCGACTGCAGGACGGCAACCTCCTTGTCGCCCACCCCGGTGTCCCGACGCGTCAGTTCTTTCAACAAGCCCCGGCTGTCTTCCGTATCGAACAGCGAAAATTTAGACTTCAAGCCCACCGTATCAGGCTGCCGTCTGAGGATCTGCAGGCCCAGGCTGTGAAAGGTGGATGTGAGCGGTCCGCGACCTTGAACGTTCCGCATCAAGGCGCTCAGGCGCTGCCCCATTTCTCGGGCCGCCTTGTTGGTGAACGTGACGGCCACGATTTTCGATGGCGAATAACCACATTCGTTGGCCAAAAAGGCGATCTTTTGCGTGATCACCCGCGTCTTGCCACTGCCGGCGCCGGCCAAGACCAACAACGGCCCGTCGGCATAGCGTACGGCTTCGTCCTGCTGCGGATTAAGCTTGGCCATAGATCATCAAATGGGTGGAAGACCGCCCGATAGGGCGCATTGGATTCGATTCGGCTTACCTAAGCCAAAGGCTACCAGTCCGCCGGCAGGAGAAACAGAGTTGACAAATCCAGGTCAGGCAAAACTCGATCAGCGCATGGCCCGATCCAGCTGCCGGTACTGAATTGCCTCGCCGATATGGGCTTGCTCAATAGCAGTCGAACCTTCCAGATCAGCGATGGTACGGGCCACTTTCAAGATACGGTGATAGGCGCGCGCCGACAGGCCCAGTTTTTCGATGGCTTGCTCCAGCAATGCCCGCACGGACGCGGTGAGGTCACAGACCGCGGCCAATTCGCGAACGGCCAGATGAGCGTTGGGACCCCCCTGACGATCCTGCTGCTGTGCCCGGGCCCGCACAACCCGGGAACGGATCTCCCGGCTGGAAGGTGCCGGCGTGTCGGGCTGGGCCAGCAACACATCCTGCGGCACGGGTGGCACTTCCACATGCAGGTCAATCCGATCCAGCAGCGGCCCGGAAAGACGCGCCCGATATCGGCGCACTTGGTCCTCGGTACAGCGACAGCGGCCGCGCGGATCACCTAGATGACCACAGGGGCAGGGATTCATGGCCGCGATGAGCTGAAATCGGGCGGGAAAAGTCGCTTGGCGAGCCGCCCGCGAAATGTGAATCTGGCCCGTCTCCAAAGGCTCCCTCAACACTTCAAGAACCCGACGATCAAACTCCGGCAACTCGTCCAAAAACAACACACCATGATGGGCCAATGAAATCTCACCCGGCCGCGGAGAAGATCCACCGCCCACCAAAGCCACGCCCGAGGCGGTGTGGTGCGGCGCCCTGAAAGGCCGCTGGCGCCATTGGGCGGGGCGAAATTCCGCATTTGCCACCGATAGAACTGCCGCCGTCTCTAACGCTTCCGTCTCTGTCAGCGGTGGCAAAATCCCGCAGAAGCGCTTGGCCAACATGCTCTTGCCGGTGCCTGGCGGGCCGATCATCAGCACGCTATGACCACCGGCTGCACTGATTTCCAAGGCCCGCTTGGCGCCGTGCTGTCCCCGGACATCGGCCATGTCGTCGCCGTCCGGTACGGTGGCAGATGGCTCCGCCGGCACAGCCAGCGGTAAACGGCCCTGGCCGGAGAGGTGGGCACACACCGCCAACAGGTGATCGGCCCCAAGCACCGCCAAACCTTCGATCAAGGCAGCCTCATCGGCGTTCTCGGCGGGCAGGATCAATTGGTGCTGGACCTCCCGGCACTTGAGCGCCGCCGGCAGGGCGCCGCGTATTTTTCGCAAGGCGCCGTTCAAGGAGAGCTCACCCAAAAACTCGTATGCGTCGAGCTCCCGTGAGGGAATCTGCCCCGAGGCAGCCAGGATGCCCAAAGCAATAGGCAAATCGTACCGGCCACCTTCTTTGGGCAGATCGGCTGGGGCGAGATTGATGGTGATCCGCCGGGCGGGAAACTCAAACCCGACATTGATCAGCGCCGCGCGCACGCGATCCTTCGATTCTTTGACCGCGGTCTCGGGCAAACCCACCACCGACAGCGACGGCAGGCCGTTGGCGATATGGACTTCTACGCGCACCAGCGGCGCGTCCAGCCCCGTTTCCGCCCGACTCATGACAGTAGCCAAACTCATGGTCTTCCCTCACCGCTCACGATGGTACCGGAAGCGCTGAACGCTAATCGTTCAGCTTGTTTTTCA from Pseudomonadota bacterium includes:
- a CDS encoding UvrD-helicase domain-containing protein → MAKLNPQQDEAVRYADGPLLVLAGAGSGKTRVITQKIAFLANECGYSPSKIVAVTFTNKAAREMGQRLSALMRNVQGRGPLTSTFHSLGLQILRRQPDTVGLKSKFSLFDTEDSRGLLKELTRRDTGVGDKEVAVLQSRISTWKNELVTPEDALAQAEDDTTYREASLYGEYERHLRAYNAVDFDDLIALPVRLLERDPAVCETWQNSFRHILVDEYQDTNAAQYRLLKRIAGPRASFTVVGDDDQSIYAWRGARPQNLQQLQADFPILKVVKLEQNYRSTETILKAANGLIAHNSHLYEKRLWSALGRGDAIRIVACESGEDEVQRVVSELLQRHFQKRLRYSDLAILYRSNHQARAFERALREHKVPYRITGGSSFFDAAEVRDVMAYLRLLYNPDDDAAFLRIVNTPRREIGASTLEKLGLYAQTRGISLLTACHEMGLAAHVSERALDRLHQFAEWVIGMQRVAAEESATTCVKRLLDSIDYANWLIEISKDRRAGERRQENVNDLVGWLSRLQEKWDGEPTLEALLAHISLIGMLERRDDQTSEDAVQLMTFHSAKGLEFDHVYMVGVEEELLPHRNSIDAGTIEEERRLAYVGITRARKTLTITYAGSRRMGGEEVDREPSRFLSELPPESVEWEKPGMAVDPAQRMERGRSQLAALRELLRGEAAPGE
- a CDS encoding YifB family Mg chelatase-like AAA ATPase; the encoded protein is MSLATVMSRAETGLDAPLVRVEVHIANGLPSLSVVGLPETAVKESKDRVRAALINVGFEFPARRITINLAPADLPKEGGRYDLPIALGILAASGQIPSRELDAYEFLGELSLNGALRKIRGALPAALKCREVQHQLILPAENADEAALIEGLAVLGADHLLAVCAHLSGQGRLPLAVPAEPSATVPDGDDMADVRGQHGAKRALEISAAGGHSVLMIGPPGTGKSMLAKRFCGILPPLTETEALETAAVLSVANAEFRPAQWRQRPFRAPHHTASGVALVGGGSSPRPGEISLAHHGVLFLDELPEFDRRVLEVLREPLETGQIHISRAARQATFPARFQLIAAMNPCPCGHLGDPRGRCRCTEDQVRRYRARLSGPLLDRIDLHVEVPPVPQDVLLAQPDTPAPSSREIRSRVVRARAQQQDRQGGPNAHLAVRELAAVCDLTASVRALLEQAIEKLGLSARAYHRILKVARTIADLEGSTAIEQAHIGEAIQYRQLDRAMR